One window from the genome of Cucumis melo cultivar AY chromosome 10, USDA_Cmelo_AY_1.0, whole genome shotgun sequence encodes:
- the LOC103489526 gene encoding NADH dehydrogenase [ubiquinone] 1 alpha subcomplex subunit 6, whose translation MAFTVRGLKVPPNSASLEEARNRVFDFFRSACRSLPAIMDIYNLDDVTTVSQLRSTIASEIRKNSHVTDPKVIDMLLFKGMEELGNITEHAKQRHHIIGQYVVGREGLVQDFGAKDQGMSNFLKNFYRSNYF comes from the exons ATGGCGTTCACAGTTCGAGGTTTGAAGGTTCCGCCGAACTCCGCGAGTCTTGAAGAAGCCCGGAATCGGGTCTTCGATTTCTTCAGATCAGCATGTAGATCATTGCCAGCAATCATGGACATTTACAACTTGGATGATGTCACTACTGTTTCTCAACTCCGTTCTACCATCGCCTCTGAGATCCGCAAGAATTCTCACGTCACTGACCCtaag GTGATTGATATGCTTCTTTTCAAGGGAATGGAAGAGCTTGGTAACATTACTGAGCATGCGAAGCAACGGCATCACATCATTGGTCAGTATGTGGTTGGTCGCGAAGGACTTGTGCAAGATTTTGGCGCCAAGGATCAAGGCATGTCCAATTTTCTCAAAAACTTCTACAGAAGTAACTACTTCTGA
- the LOC103489527 gene encoding peptidyl-prolyl cis-trans isomerase CYP22 isoform X2, with amino-acid sequence MASVGGTASGGVEWHVRPPNPKNPIVFFDVTIGTIPAGRIKMELFADIAPKTAENFRQFCTGEYRKAGLPVGYKGCQFHRVIKDFMIQAGDFVKGDGSGCVSIYGHKFEDENFVAKHTGPGLLSMANSGPGTNGCQFFITCAKCDWLDNKHVVFGRVLGDGLLVVRKIENVATGPNNRPKLACVIAECGEM; translated from the exons ATGGCGTCGGTAGGAGGAACCGCCAGTGGAGGTGTCGAGTGGCATGTCAGGCCTCCTAACCCTAAGAACCCTATTGTTTTCTTCGACGTAACCATTGGCACTATCCCTGCCGGGCGTATCAAGATGGAGCTATTCGCCGATATTGCTCCAAAAACCGCCGAGAATTTTCG GCAATTTTGCACCGGAGAATACAG GAAAGCTGGATTGCCGGTTGGTTATAAGGGGTGCCAATTCCATAGAGTAATCAAGGATTTCATGATTCAAGCTGGTGACTTTGTCAAG GGCGATGGAAGTGGATGTGTTTCTATTTATGGACATAAGTTTGAGGATGAAAATTTTGTTGCTAAACACACTGGACCTGGTTTATTGTCAATG GCAAATAGTGGGCCTGGAACAAATGGATGTCAG TTCTTCATTACTTGTGCCAAATGTGATTGGCTTGATAACAAGCATGTGGTCTTTGGG AGGGTGCTGGGTGATGGCCTTTTGGTTGTCAGGAAAATTGAAAATGTAGCTACTGGCCCTAATAACCGACCGAAACTGGCTTGTGTTATCGCTGAATGTGGTGAAATGTAA
- the LOC103489527 gene encoding peptidyl-prolyl cis-trans isomerase CYP22 isoform X1, with protein sequence MASVGGTASGGVEWHVRPPNPKNPIVFFDVTIGTIPAGRIKMELFADIAPKTAENFRQFCTGEYRKAGLPVGYKGCQFHRVIKDFMIQAGDFVKGDGSGCVSIYGHKFEDENFVAKHTGPGLLSMANSGPGTNGCQIRGLICINNFYCIWQYQYGFTLEDFKLQPKTFLSKPVLRWRIADVFDLILLPPSCNLNDKMREISKNKIKVFIMNEKLLS encoded by the exons ATGGCGTCGGTAGGAGGAACCGCCAGTGGAGGTGTCGAGTGGCATGTCAGGCCTCCTAACCCTAAGAACCCTATTGTTTTCTTCGACGTAACCATTGGCACTATCCCTGCCGGGCGTATCAAGATGGAGCTATTCGCCGATATTGCTCCAAAAACCGCCGAGAATTTTCG GCAATTTTGCACCGGAGAATACAG GAAAGCTGGATTGCCGGTTGGTTATAAGGGGTGCCAATTCCATAGAGTAATCAAGGATTTCATGATTCAAGCTGGTGACTTTGTCAAG GGCGATGGAAGTGGATGTGTTTCTATTTATGGACATAAGTTTGAGGATGAAAATTTTGTTGCTAAACACACTGGACCTGGTTTATTGTCAATG GCAAATAGTGGGCCTGGAACAAATGGATGTCAG ATAAGAGGGTTAATATGTATTAACAACTTTTATTGTATTTGGCAATATCAATATGGTTTTACTTTGGAGGATTTCAAGCTGCAACCAAAGACTTTCTTGTCTAAGCCAGTGCTTCGGTGGCGCATTGCAGATGTATTCGATTTgattcttcttcctccttcatGTAACCTAAATGATAAAATGAGAGAGATCTCGAAGAATAAAATCAAAGTCTTTATTATGAACGAAAAATTGCTTTCATAG
- the LOC103489527 gene encoding peptidyl-prolyl cis-trans isomerase CYP22 isoform X3, translating to MASVGGTASGGVEWHVRPPNPKNPIVFFDVTIGTIPAGRIKMELFADIAPKTAENFRQFCTGEYRKAGLPVGYKGCQFHRVIKDFMIQAGDFVKGDGSGCVSIYGHKFEDENFVAKHTGPGLLSMANSGPGTNGCQYQITVHMLSGHADKRVNMY from the exons ATGGCGTCGGTAGGAGGAACCGCCAGTGGAGGTGTCGAGTGGCATGTCAGGCCTCCTAACCCTAAGAACCCTATTGTTTTCTTCGACGTAACCATTGGCACTATCCCTGCCGGGCGTATCAAGATGGAGCTATTCGCCGATATTGCTCCAAAAACCGCCGAGAATTTTCG GCAATTTTGCACCGGAGAATACAG GAAAGCTGGATTGCCGGTTGGTTATAAGGGGTGCCAATTCCATAGAGTAATCAAGGATTTCATGATTCAAGCTGGTGACTTTGTCAAG GGCGATGGAAGTGGATGTGTTTCTATTTATGGACATAAGTTTGAGGATGAAAATTTTGTTGCTAAACACACTGGACCTGGTTTATTGTCAATG GCAAATAGTGGGCCTGGAACAAATGGATGTCAG TACCAGATAACCGTGCATATGCTTTCTGGCCATGCAGATAAGAGGGTTAATATGTATTAA